GATGCTGACGGGCGCACTGGCAATGGCGGTGGTGGGCCTCTTCACCGACGGCCGGCCGCTGCCGATGGTGGCTGGCATGGCCGGCGGTGCACTCATCGCGCTGGTGCTGACCTGGCTCACGCTGGGCGGCGTGCGCTCCGAGCCCACTGAAAAGACAGGAAGGGCGCAGCAAGCCTGATGAACACGGTACACGCTGGCGCCGGGCTCCCGGTGACCGAAGAAAACGGTAGCGGCAACAACGCAGCCCACAAGCCCATCGACGGGCTGGCCCAGCCCGAGCGCGGCTGGGCGATGCTGGTCATCATCCTCGGGCTGATCGTGGCGGTGCTCGACGGCACCATCGTCAACCTGGCGCTGCCGGGCATCGCCCGCGAGCTGCAGGCCAGCCCGTCGCAGGCGATCTGGGTGGTCAACGCGTATCAGATCGCCACGCTGGTGATGCTGCTGCCACTGGCTTCGCTGGGCGATCTCGTGGGCTACCGGCGCGTGTACCTGGTGGGGATGGCGGTGTTCACGCTGTCGTCGCTGGCAGCCACCTTTGCCAATTCGCTCGGCACACTGATCGCGGCGCGCGCCTTCCAGGGGCTGGGTGCCGCCGGCATCATGAGCGTGAACGCGGCGCTGGTGCGGTTGACGTATCCGTCGGCGCAACTGGGCAAGGGCATGGCCATCAACTCGCTGGTGGTCGCGACTTCTTCGGTGGCCGGGCCTTCGGTGGCTGCGGCCATCCTGTCGGTGGCCTCGTGGCCCTGGCTCTTTGCCATCAACGTGCCGCTGGGCCTTGTCACTTTCGCGCTGGGCATGAAGGCGCTGCCGTTCAACCGCGTGGCGCCGGCGGCCGGGCTGCGGTTTTCGCCCATCGACGTGGCGCTGAACGTGCTGATGTTCTCGCTGGTGTTCCTGGGCGTCGACCGGCTCGGCGTGCGCGAAGGAGCGGTACAGGGCGCCACGGGTTCACACGCTTCGGCCTGGGGCATCCTGCTGGCGGGCTTGATCGTCGGTTTCATCTATCTGCAACGTCAGCGCAAGCAGGCTGTGCCGTTGTTCCCCATCGACCTGCTGCGCATTCCGGTGTTCGCACTGTCGATGGGTACTTCGGTCGCCGCGTTCTGCGCGCAGATGCTGGCCTACATCGCGCTGCCTTTCCTGTTGCTCGACGTGTATGGGCGCAGCCACATCGAGGCCGGGCTGCTGATCACGGCGTGGCCGCTGGCCATCGTGGTGATGGCGCCCATAGCGGGAAGGCTGATCGGACGCTACCCCGACGGGCTGCTGGGCGGCATTGGACTGGGCCTGCTGGCAACGGGGCTGGCGCTGCTGGCGGCGCTGCCGGCAAACCCGGGCGATGCCGACATCGCCTGGCGCATGGCGCTGTGCGGGCTGGGCTTCGGGCTGTTCCAGTCGCCCAACAACCACACCATCGTGACTTCGCCGCCGGCGCACCGCAGCGGTGCGGCCAGCGGCATGCTCGGCACGGCGCGGCTGACCGGGCAGACGCTGGGGGCGGTGGTGCTGGCGGGCGTCTTCAGCGTCTGGAGCCCGCACGGAGGCCACGGCCCCGTGGTGGCGCTGGTGCTGGCGGCCAGCTGTGCCGCGGTGGCGGCGGTTTTCAGCACGCTGCGGCTCAAGACGACAAGTCCTGGCGGCTGAATGAGTTAGGGTACTCACCTATGAAGGAAGTACCTGACACCGTGGTCTGCCCGGGGTGCGATGCGGTCTACAGCCGTGCGCCCCTGCATCCCCGCGACGTGGCGCACTGTCCGCGCTGCGGCACAGAGCTCGGCCGGCACCCCGGCCAGCAGGAGCGCCGCATCCTTCCGCTGACGGTGGCCTGCCTGATCATGTTCGCCATCGCGAACCTGTTTCCCATCGTCGAGATCGAGCTCCAGGGCCTGCGCAGCCAGACCACGCTGGCCGGTGCGGTGGTGGCGCTTGGCGCCGAGGGCATGTCGCTGGTGGCGCTGCTGGTGCTGGCCACGACCATTCTTTTTCCCTTTCTGCAGCTGTGCATCCTGGCTTACCTGCTGATTCCGCTGAGCCGCGAGCACCGGCCCGTGGGTTTCGCGCTGCTGGTGCGGGCCATGCAGTCGCTGCGGCCCTGGGGAATGATCGAAGTGTTCCTGCTCGGGGTGCTGGTGGCCATCGTCAAGCTGTCGAGCATGGCGAGCGTGGTGCCGGGGCCGGCGCTGTGGGCCTTCATGGCGCTGACGGTCATGCTGACGGCGGTGCTGTCGTTCAACCCGGGCGCGTTCTGGGAAATGACTTTCCGCCCGAAGGGCGAACCCAAGGCTGAAGAAGACGGGGCGTCGGCATGAAGCTGCCTGCCTTCCTCGAGCGGCAAGAACACCACGACGAAGACGCGCCGGTTCTCACCGCCGCCTCGCTAGGCCTCATGGCCTGCCCGCATTGCGCCGCCGTCTGGAAAGACGCCGAGGAGGGCGACGCCTGCGGCCGCTGCGGCACGCACCTGCACACGCGCAAGCGGCAGAGCCTGAACCGCACATGGGCCTTCCTGATAGCGGCCTGCATGATGTATATACCGGCCAACCTGCTGCCGGTGATGATCACGCGCACGCTGTTCGGCGCGCAGTACGACACCATCCTGAGCGGGGTGATCTATTTCTGGGTGTCGGGCGCCTACGGGCTGGCGGCCATCGTCTTCATTGCGAGCTTCCTGGTGCCGCTGTTCAAGCTGGCGGTGCTTTTTTTGCTCGTGGTGCTGGCGCAGCGCGGCAGCACCTGGCGCCGGCGGGAGCGGGCCAAGCTGTATCACATCATCGAAGTGATCGGCCGCTGGTCGATGCTCGACGTGTTCGTGGTGTCGCTGCTGACCGGGCTGGTGCAGATCCAGGGCTTCGCGGTCATCACCGCGGGCGTGGGCATCGCGGCCTTCGGATCGGTGGTGGTGCTGACCATGCTGGCCTCGCTGAGCTTCGACCCGAAACTCACGTGGGACAGCAAGGAGGCGCAGGCCACCCTGCAGGAGAACGAAGTTGCGCAGGGACATGAAAACAGGGACGAGAAACCAGCATGAGTGAAGAAGACCAACCCCAGGACAAACCGGCGTCGTCCGCCCAGCCCCCGCTGCCAAAGCCGCGCGTGGTGCGCCGGCGCGAGTGGTTGCCCTCGCTGATCTGGCTGATTCCCATCGTGGCCGCGCTGGTCGGCATCACGCTGGTGGCCCGCATCCTGCTGGAGCGCGGCCCCGAAGTGGTGCTGACCTTCAAGACCGCCGAGGGTCTGGAGGCCGGCAAGACCGCCGTCAAGTACAAGGACGTGCAGATCGGTCTCGTCACTCACCTGCGGCTGGCGCGCGACCGCTCGCACGTGCGCGTGCTGGTGCAGTTCAACAAGGAGGCAGAGAGCTTCACCGCCTCGGACTCGCGCTTCTGGGTGGTTCGGCCACGGCTCGACACCTCGGGCATCTCGGGCCTCAACACCTTGCTGTCGGGTGCCTACATCGGCGCCGACGCGGGCGTGTCGAAGGACACCGCGGGCGAATTCACCGGGCTCGAAACCCCGCCCATCGTCACGCGCGACGACTCGGGCAAGCAATTTCTGCTGCGCGCCAACGACGTGGGCTCACTCGACGTGGGTTCGCCGGTGTACTTCCGGCGCGTCAAGGTCGGGCAAGTGGCCGCCTACGAACTCGACGGCGACGGGCGCGGCGTGACCATGCGCGTCTTCGTCAACTCGCCCTACGACAAGTTCGTGGGCATGAACACGCGCTTCTGGCAGGCCAGCGGCATCGACGCGCAGCTGAGCGCCAGCGGCTTCACGCTGCGCACGCAGTCGCTGGCGACCATCCTGCTCGGCGGCATCGCGTTCCAGGCGCCCGACGACGCGATGGGCCCGGTCGCCAAGGAGAACGCCGCCTTCACGCTGGCGCAGGACGAAGCCGCCGCCATGAAGGAGCCCGATGGGCCTTCGCAAACCCTGCTGATGTACTTCAACCAGTCGCTGCGCGGCCTGACGCCGGGTGCGCCAGTGGACTTCCGCGGCGTGGTGATCGGCGAGGTCAAGTCGATCGGCGTGGAGTTCGACCGCGCCGAGCGCGAGTTCCGCATGCCGGTGCTGGTGCAGGTCTACCCTGATCGCTTGCGCCGCCGCGCCGGCGAGAGCGGCGTTGAATCTCGCGCTACCCAGCAGGAGCGGCTGCGCTTCCTGACCGAGAAGGGCTTGCGCGCCCAGTTGCGCAGCGGCAACCTGCTGACCGGCCAGGTTTACGTGGCGCTCGACTTCTTCCCGAAGGCGCCGCCAGCAAAGATCGACCTGAGCAAGAACCCGATCGAGCTGCCCACCGTGGCCAACAGCCTCGACGAGATCCAGTCGCAGGTGCAGGAGATAGCGACCAAGCTCAACAAGGTGCCGTACGAGCAGATCGCGGGCGACCTGCGCACCACGCTCGCCACGCTCAACAAGACGCTGACGGCCACCGAGCAGACGGTGACCCGCATCAACAACGACGTCACGCCCGAGCTGGCCGCGGCCATGAAGGACGTGCGCAAGACCGTGAACAGTGCCGAGCGCACGCTGGCCGACGATTCGCCGCTGCAGCAGGACATGCGCCAGACGCTGCAGGAGCTGACGCGCGCCGCTGGCTCTGTGCGCGTGTTGACCGATTACCTCGAACGCCACCCCGAGTCGCTGCTGCGCGGCAAACCGGACGACAAGAAATGAAGAAGAACCACCACCTCGCATTCGTGGCGGCGGCAGCGCTGGCCGTGCTTGCAGCAGGCTGCGCAAGCAAGCCCGACAACTACTACACGCTGGCGAGCCCGGTGGCCGCCGCCGAAGCCGCGCCTTCAACGCTCGGCAGTGCCGCGCCGCTCTACATCGAACTCGCGCCCGTGGCCGTGCCTGAGCGCTTCGCGCGGCCGCAGATGGTGGTGCGGCAGCCCAACGGCAGCGTGCAGGTCGAGGTGCTGGAGCAGCACCGCTGGGCCGCGTCGTTCGAGAACGAGCTGCGCGATGCGCTGGCCACCGGCATCGCCGGACGACTGGGCGCGCTCGATGTGACCAAGGGCGGCCGGCAGAGCTCGCAGCCAGTGTGGCGCATCGCGGTGCAGCTGCAGCAGTTCGACGCGGTCGACGGCGGGCGTGTCGATGCGAGCTTCAACTGGACGCTGCGGCGCTCAGACGAAGCGCGCACAGTGGTGTGCCAGCTGAACCTCGGCGAGGCCGTGGGCAGCGGAATGGATGCGGTGGCGCAAGGGGCGCAGCGCGTGACCTCGGCGGCTGCCGCGGCGATGGCGCGCAGCGTGAGTGCGGCGCGTGCGAATCCCGCCGCGACCAACTGCACGACGACCTGATTCTTTCTCCCTCCCCCTCTGGGGGAGGGCAGGGGTGGGGGCACGGCAGCGCTCGAGGAAGCAGGCGTATCGTGCGGGGGCAGCCCCCATCCCAACCTTCCCCCAGAGGGGGAAGGAGCAAGACCGGAATCCCATAAGAAGGAGACCCCCATGGCACAGATCGGCAAGGCGCCCAGCGACCACACGCTGATCCTGCATGGCGCCCGTGCGGAAGAGGGGGCCTGTCCCGAAGCCTCCAAGCCCTGGGTGCTGGCCGCAGCCATCGTGGGTTCGAGCATGGCTTTCATCGACGGCACGGTGGTCAACGTGGCGCTGCCGGCCATCCAGGCCGACCTGCAGGCCACGGCCTTCCAGGCGCAATGGGTGGTCGAGTCTTATGCCTTGCTGCTGGCGGCGCTGCTGCTCGTAGGCGGCGCGCTCGGCGATCACTATGGACGGCGGCGCATCTTCGCGATCGGCGTCGGCATCTTCGCCTTGTCGTCCGTAGCCTGCGGGTTCGCGGCCAATGTGCAGCAGCTCATTGCCGCGCGCGCGGTGCAGGGCATCGGCGGCGCGCTGCTGGTGCCGGGCAGCCTCGCGCTCATCAGCGCGGCCTTTCCCGAGAAAGAGCGCGGCAAGGCCATCGGCACGTGGTCGGGCTTCAGCGGCATCACCGCGGCGGTGGGGCCGGTGCTGGGCGGCTTCCTGGTCGATCATTTCTCGTGGACCTGGGCTTTTCTCATCAACGTGCCGATGGCGATGCTGGTGCTGTGGATCGTCTGGCGCCACGTGCCCGAAAGCCGCGGCGCATCGGCCAGCGGCGGGCTGGACGTGTGGGGCGCGCTGCTGGCGACGGCCGGGCTTGGCGGCATCGTCTATGCCTTCATCGAGGCGCCGACGCAAGGTTGGGGTTCGCCGGCCGTGCTCGCGGCGCTGGTCATCGGCGTGCTGGGCAGCGTGGGCTTCATCGCAGTCGAGCGCAAGGTGCGCACACCGATGCTGCCGCTGGGGCTGCTGCGCATCGGCAACTTCAGCGGGGCCAATCTGCTGACGCTGCTGCTCTATGCGGCGCTGGGCGGCGGGCTGTATTTCTTTCCGCTCAACCTGATCCAGGTGCAGGGCTACTCGGCCACGGTGGCGGGCGCGGCGCTGCTGCCGTTCATCTTCATCATGTTCGCGCTCTCGGGCTGGGCCGGGCAACTGGTCGACCGTTTCGGGCCGCGCATGCCGCTGGTCATCGGGCCGTCGATTGCGGCGGTGGGCTTTGCGCTGTTCGCGCTACCGGGCGTGGGGGCGAGTTACTGGAGCGGCTTTCTGCCGGCCGCGGTGGTGCTGGGCTTCGGCATGACGGTGACGGTGGCGCCGCTGACGACCACGGTCATGAATGCGGTTGGGCCCGACCTGGCGGGCGTGGCCTCGGGCGTGAACAACGCCGTGTCGCGCGCGGCGGCGGTGTTGGCGATTGCCGTGTTCGGCGCGATCATGGCCTGGGCCTTCGACGCGGCGCTGGCGAACAACCTGCGCGAGATGGGCGCCTCGGCGCAGGTGTCGGCTTTTCTAGAAGGCGAGCGCAGCAAGCTGGCCGGCGCGGCGCTGCCGCCGGGCGTGGATGCCGCCACGGCGGTGGCCGTCAAGCGGGCCGTGGCCGAATCCTTCGTCGCGGGCTTTCGCTGGGTGATGCTGCTGAGCGCCGGGCTGGCCGTGCTGAGTGCGGCGAGCGCGTGGCTGATGATCCGGGGCACTCCCGCCGCAGGAGGTCCGGTCGGCAAGGGCTAAGGAGACAAGTCGATGCAGGAAGAAGAGCGACAGCAGGTGCAGCACGTCGATGTCCTGATCGTCGGCGCCGGCCTCTCGGGCATCGGCGCTGGCTACCACCTGCAAGCGAACTGCCCGGGCCGAAGCTACGCCGTCCTCGAAGGGCGAGAACGCAGCGGCGGCACCTGGGACCTGTTCCGCTATCCGGGCGTGCGCTCGGATTCCGACATGTACACGCTGGGCTATTCGTTCCGCCCGTGGACGCAGGCGAAGTCCATTGCCGATGGGCCCACGATCCTGAACTACCTGCGCGAGACGGCGGCGCAGCATGGCATCGACCGAAAGATCCGCTTCAACCATCGCGTTGTGCGCGCCTCCTGGTCGACGGCCGATGCGTGCTGGAGCGTCGATGTCGAGCACGGCCCCGAGCGTCTTCCACTACGCATGCGCTGCAACTTCTTATTCCTGTGCAGCGGCTACTACAGGTACGAAGCCGGCTACACGCCCGAGTTCGCGGGCATTGGCGACTACACGGGCCGCGTCGTCCATCCGCAGCACTGGCCCGAAGACCTCGACTGCAGCGGCAAGCGGGTGGTCGTGATCGGCAGCGGCGCAACCGCGATGACGCTGGTGCCGGCCTTGGCGAAGACGGCCGCGCATGTCGTGCTGCTGCAGCGCTCGCCCACCTACGTTGTCGCGCGGCCGGCGCAAGACCCCATCGCGCACGGGCTGCGGCGCTTTCTACCGGACAAGCTGGCCTATGGCCTCACGCGCTGGAAGAACGTGCTGCTGGCCATGTACTTCTTCCGCCTCGCGCGGCGCAAGCCGGACCGCGCGAAGCGGATGATTCTTGGCGGCGTGCGGCAGGCTCTCGGCCCCGACTACGACATCGCCACGCACTTCACGCCGCGCTACAACCCGTGGGACCAGCGCATCTGCCTCGTGCCCGACGGCGACCTGTTCGCGGCCATCCGGGCCGGGCGCGCCTCAATGGTCACGGACCGGGTCGACGCCTTCACGTCGGGCGGCATCCGGCTGAAGTCGGGCGCTGAGTTGGGGGCCGACGTGGTCGTCACCGCCACCGGCCTCGAACTGCAGGTGCTCGGCGGAGTGCAGATCGACGTGGACGGCCATCGCGTGGACCCGGCCGCGACCTTCAACTACAAGGGAATGATGTTCAGCGACGTGCCCAACCTGGCCTCGTCGTTCGGCTACACGAACGCCTCATGGACGCTCAAGAGCGACCTGACCTGCGCATACGTCTGCCGGCTGCTCAATCACATGGAGAAGCATGGCTGCACCCAATGCACGCCGCGCAACACCGACCCCGCATTGGCGCCCGAGCCCTGGCTCGATTTCTCGTCGGGCTATGTGCAGCGCGCGGTGGGCAGGTTTCCGAAGCAGGGTTCGCGCGCGCCGTGGCGGGTGTATCAGAACTACGCGCGCGACCTTGTCAGCCTGCGCTTTGGGGCGGTGGATGACGGGGTGATGGAGTTCTCGAACCCTCGCCGCGCCTAGACGATTGCGTGCGCAAGCAATCCTCTTTCCAGGGGATGCGGCGGAAAGACCTGCTTCCTAGAATGAAGCACACCAAGGAGAGGGAACCGTCATGAAGCAACGAACCGGATGGGTCATGGTGCTGGCGTGCGGCATCGGCGTCTTTGCATCGGGCGCGGCAGCAGCGCAGGCGGAGTATGCGATTCGCTGGGATCCATCTCAGGGCGGCCCCAAGACCGCGGCAGAGGCACTCGCTCGGTTGGCGCCGGGCGACAACGACATCGAAACGGACCTCTTCAGGGTGCGCTACGCCAGCGAGGTGAAGGCGCCCACGGGCGTTGTCGGTGCAAGGGCCATCCTTCGCGAGCGGGAGCGCACGAGCAAGGCGCGCCACGAGCTGACCTACAAGCTGCGCAGCGACTCGCCGCTGCCTCCGGCGCCCAGCTTTGCCGGCGCGCAGTGCCCGGCGGGTCCGCTGGTCGGTCCGAAGGACGAGACAAAAGACGAAATCGACGTGTCGTTCACTGGCGCGGCTGATCCGGTGCGCGCGTTTTCGCGCAGTTGCACCGTGCAATCGACGAGCGCGCCGCCGCCAGTCCCCGCAGCACTGCAAGCCCGCTTCGCGGCTTGCGAAAGCACGACGACACGGCTCGGGCTCAAGCAGCGGGGAAATCTCAGGGTCGAGGAATGGCGCCTGCCGGGAGGGCGCATCGCCATCGAGGCCTCGCGCACAGGCCCCGACACCCCGAAGGCGCTGAAAGCGTTCCGCCGCGAGGTGGTCGAGCCCTTGACCACGGGGAGCAACGCCATCCGGCCGCTGGCGCGCAGCAAGACGGACCTGGGCAGCGATTGCGGCACCTGATGAGCGCGCCGCGCGAGCCTCGCTAGGGCGCGTGCACGGGCGAGAGCAGGGTGTCCAGTTCGCTCCACAGCGGGTCGCATTGCCCCGCCCTGAACGCGGCGGCCCTGAAGGTCGGGTGCTCGCCTTGGTACGTGTCCCAGAGCGTGCGATGCCCGTCCGCCACGCATGCCCGCACATTGGCCAGCCGGTCGGCGGCCTTCACCACCAGCGCAAGTTCTTCGTCGCCCGTCACCTTCGCCAGCGCCGCATAGGTCTTGGCCTTGCGCTCCTTGCGGTTGGCGCCGGGCGCGTCGGTCAGCAGCGCGACGCAGGCCGCCACCAGTTCGCCGAAGCGTGATCGCACATCGGACACCGTGGCCTCGGTGTCCTCGACCACGTCGTGCAGGTAGCCGATGACGCGCGCTTTGTCGCCGTAAGGCCGGAGCAGGGCGACCACGGCGTCCAGGTGGTGCACGTACGGATGCGGGCCGTACTTCTGGTCGCCATGCATTTCGACGGCGTAGGCGCGGGCGGCGTCGGGTGTCGATGAAGTGATGGTGGTCATGCGGCGTCCTGTGGTTTTTCCATTCTGCCTTTTGCTTTGCAGCGCGCGGTCTTTACCTCGTTTACGAAGGAAAACACCTATCGGAAGTGCATTGTCGGCATTCTTGTGTATCGATACAGTAAATCGTTCCACCAAAAACGGGCGCACGACCCGACAACCCTCCAGGAGACAAGAAAATGACCTCGCTTTCACGCCGCCGGTTCGTCCAGTCATCGTCCGCCTTATCGCTTGCTGCGGCGACGGCGGGTTTCTCGCAGCACGCCTTCGCACAGGAAAAAACCGTGGCGCTACGGCTGTCGTCTTCCCACGTGGCCGACCTCAATTCCTCGCACTTCGCGTGGGTGCAGCTGATGCAGGCCAACCTGAAGAAAGCGGTGGGCGAGCAGATCCGCATCGACTACTTTCCGAACAACCAGCTCGGCAAGGAAAGCGACGTGGTGCAGCAGGTGAAGGTGGGCTCCATCGACATGATGCTCACGGGCTCTTCGATCTGGGCCACGGTAACGCCGCAGCTGGGCATGCTCGACCTGGGCTACCTGTTCGACAGCTACGAGCACGTGGCGCGTGCGGTGGAGGCGGGCGTGGGGCCGAAGCTCAACGACATGCTGGTCAAGAGCACGGGCTGCCAGATCATCACCTGGGGAGCGCATTACGGCGCGCGCAACGTCTACACCAAGCAGCCGGTGAAGGGGCTGGCCGACATCAAGAACGTGAAGCTGCGGGTGCTGCCCACGCCAGCCTTCATCGAGACTTTCAAGATCATGGGCGCGATCCCCACGCCGATTTCCTTCGGCGAGCTCTACATGGCGGCGCAGACCGGCGTGGTCGACGGCTTCGAGCACGACGCGGGCACGGTGCTGGCCAACAAGCTCAACGAGGTGGTCAAGCACTGCTGGATGACCGAGCACCTGTTCAGCCCGATGGTCTGCGTGGCCGGCAAGCGCGCGATGGACCGCGTGCCCGCCGCGCTGCGCCCGGCCTTCCTGAAGGCCGCGGCCGACTCCACGCTGCAGCAGCGCCAGATTGGCAACGAGCGCACGCAGCAGGTGATGGAAGAGCTGAAAAAGCTCGGCATCACCTTCACGCCCATGGCAAAGAACGAGCGCGACCAGGTCCGCAAGGAAATGGAAACGAAGCTCTGGGCCGGCTTCGCCAAGCAGTACCCGGAGACGGGGCCGCTGTTTGCCGCCATCAACGGCGCTCGGGCCTGAAGCGCCATGTCGAGCATGTCGCTTC
This is a stretch of genomic DNA from Variovorax paradoxus. It encodes these proteins:
- a CDS encoding MFS transporter — protein: MNTVHAGAGLPVTEENGSGNNAAHKPIDGLAQPERGWAMLVIILGLIVAVLDGTIVNLALPGIARELQASPSQAIWVVNAYQIATLVMLLPLASLGDLVGYRRVYLVGMAVFTLSSLAATFANSLGTLIAARAFQGLGAAGIMSVNAALVRLTYPSAQLGKGMAINSLVVATSSVAGPSVAAAILSVASWPWLFAINVPLGLVTFALGMKALPFNRVAPAAGLRFSPIDVALNVLMFSLVFLGVDRLGVREGAVQGATGSHASAWGILLAGLIVGFIYLQRQRKQAVPLFPIDLLRIPVFALSMGTSVAAFCAQMLAYIALPFLLLDVYGRSHIEAGLLITAWPLAIVVMAPIAGRLIGRYPDGLLGGIGLGLLATGLALLAALPANPGDADIAWRMALCGLGFGLFQSPNNHTIVTSPPAHRSGAASGMLGTARLTGQTLGAVVLAGVFSVWSPHGGHGPVVALVLAASCAAVAAVFSTLRLKTTSPGG
- a CDS encoding paraquat-inducible protein A, yielding MKEVPDTVVCPGCDAVYSRAPLHPRDVAHCPRCGTELGRHPGQQERRILPLTVACLIMFAIANLFPIVEIELQGLRSQTTLAGAVVALGAEGMSLVALLVLATTILFPFLQLCILAYLLIPLSREHRPVGFALLVRAMQSLRPWGMIEVFLLGVLVAIVKLSSMASVVPGPALWAFMALTVMLTAVLSFNPGAFWEMTFRPKGEPKAEEDGASA
- a CDS encoding paraquat-inducible protein A — its product is MKLPAFLERQEHHDEDAPVLTAASLGLMACPHCAAVWKDAEEGDACGRCGTHLHTRKRQSLNRTWAFLIAACMMYIPANLLPVMITRTLFGAQYDTILSGVIYFWVSGAYGLAAIVFIASFLVPLFKLAVLFLLVVLAQRGSTWRRRERAKLYHIIEVIGRWSMLDVFVVSLLTGLVQIQGFAVITAGVGIAAFGSVVVLTMLASLSFDPKLTWDSKEAQATLQENEVAQGHENRDEKPA
- a CDS encoding PqiB family protein, translated to MSEEDQPQDKPASSAQPPLPKPRVVRRREWLPSLIWLIPIVAALVGITLVARILLERGPEVVLTFKTAEGLEAGKTAVKYKDVQIGLVTHLRLARDRSHVRVLVQFNKEAESFTASDSRFWVVRPRLDTSGISGLNTLLSGAYIGADAGVSKDTAGEFTGLETPPIVTRDDSGKQFLLRANDVGSLDVGSPVYFRRVKVGQVAAYELDGDGRGVTMRVFVNSPYDKFVGMNTRFWQASGIDAQLSASGFTLRTQSLATILLGGIAFQAPDDAMGPVAKENAAFTLAQDEAAAMKEPDGPSQTLLMYFNQSLRGLTPGAPVDFRGVVIGEVKSIGVEFDRAEREFRMPVLVQVYPDRLRRRAGESGVESRATQQERLRFLTEKGLRAQLRSGNLLTGQVYVALDFFPKAPPAKIDLSKNPIELPTVANSLDEIQSQVQEIATKLNKVPYEQIAGDLRTTLATLNKTLTATEQTVTRINNDVTPELAAAMKDVRKTVNSAERTLADDSPLQQDMRQTLQELTRAAGSVRVLTDYLERHPESLLRGKPDDKK
- a CDS encoding PqiC family protein — translated: MKKNHHLAFVAAAALAVLAAGCASKPDNYYTLASPVAAAEAAPSTLGSAAPLYIELAPVAVPERFARPQMVVRQPNGSVQVEVLEQHRWAASFENELRDALATGIAGRLGALDVTKGGRQSSQPVWRIAVQLQQFDAVDGGRVDASFNWTLRRSDEARTVVCQLNLGEAVGSGMDAVAQGAQRVTSAAAAAMARSVSAARANPAATNCTTT
- a CDS encoding MFS transporter; translated protein: MAQIGKAPSDHTLILHGARAEEGACPEASKPWVLAAAIVGSSMAFIDGTVVNVALPAIQADLQATAFQAQWVVESYALLLAALLLVGGALGDHYGRRRIFAIGVGIFALSSVACGFAANVQQLIAARAVQGIGGALLVPGSLALISAAFPEKERGKAIGTWSGFSGITAAVGPVLGGFLVDHFSWTWAFLINVPMAMLVLWIVWRHVPESRGASASGGLDVWGALLATAGLGGIVYAFIEAPTQGWGSPAVLAALVIGVLGSVGFIAVERKVRTPMLPLGLLRIGNFSGANLLTLLLYAALGGGLYFFPLNLIQVQGYSATVAGAALLPFIFIMFALSGWAGQLVDRFGPRMPLVIGPSIAAVGFALFALPGVGASYWSGFLPAAVVLGFGMTVTVAPLTTTVMNAVGPDLAGVASGVNNAVSRAAAVLAIAVFGAIMAWAFDAALANNLREMGASAQVSAFLEGERSKLAGAALPPGVDAATAVAVKRAVAESFVAGFRWVMLLSAGLAVLSAASAWLMIRGTPAAGGPVGKG
- a CDS encoding flavin-containing monooxygenase, producing the protein MQEEERQQVQHVDVLIVGAGLSGIGAGYHLQANCPGRSYAVLEGRERSGGTWDLFRYPGVRSDSDMYTLGYSFRPWTQAKSIADGPTILNYLRETAAQHGIDRKIRFNHRVVRASWSTADACWSVDVEHGPERLPLRMRCNFLFLCSGYYRYEAGYTPEFAGIGDYTGRVVHPQHWPEDLDCSGKRVVVIGSGATAMTLVPALAKTAAHVVLLQRSPTYVVARPAQDPIAHGLRRFLPDKLAYGLTRWKNVLLAMYFFRLARRKPDRAKRMILGGVRQALGPDYDIATHFTPRYNPWDQRICLVPDGDLFAAIRAGRASMVTDRVDAFTSGGIRLKSGAELGADVVVTATGLELQVLGGVQIDVDGHRVDPAATFNYKGMMFSDVPNLASSFGYTNASWTLKSDLTCAYVCRLLNHMEKHGCTQCTPRNTDPALAPEPWLDFSSGYVQRAVGRFPKQGSRAPWRVYQNYARDLVSLRFGAVDDGVMEFSNPRRA
- a CDS encoding HD domain-containing protein; the protein is MTTITSSTPDAARAYAVEMHGDQKYGPHPYVHHLDAVVALLRPYGDKARVIGYLHDVVEDTEATVSDVRSRFGELVAACVALLTDAPGANRKERKAKTYAALAKVTGDEELALVVKAADRLANVRACVADGHRTLWDTYQGEHPTFRAAAFRAGQCDPLWSELDTLLSPVHAP
- a CDS encoding TRAP transporter substrate-binding protein translates to MTSLSRRRFVQSSSALSLAAATAGFSQHAFAQEKTVALRLSSSHVADLNSSHFAWVQLMQANLKKAVGEQIRIDYFPNNQLGKESDVVQQVKVGSIDMMLTGSSIWATVTPQLGMLDLGYLFDSYEHVARAVEAGVGPKLNDMLVKSTGCQIITWGAHYGARNVYTKQPVKGLADIKNVKLRVLPTPAFIETFKIMGAIPTPISFGELYMAAQTGVVDGFEHDAGTVLANKLNEVVKHCWMTEHLFSPMVCVAGKRAMDRVPAALRPAFLKAAADSTLQQRQIGNERTQQVMEELKKLGITFTPMAKNERDQVRKEMETKLWAGFAKQYPETGPLFAAINGARA